DNA from Amycolatopsis sp. DSM 110486:
AGCAGAATTACCACCAAGTGGTGTACGGCGATTTCCTCTACGCCGGCAACAGCGTGGTCGAGTGCACGCCGAGTGCCGCCGACTGCGCGAAAGCCGCCAGTCGCGAGACGAAGAAGCCCGCCGGCGATTTCGCGTTGCGATGGTCCGATGTGGACTCCGACGCGAGCACGTTCGACTCCTCCACCGCGTCGGTCACGATCCCACCGGGCGCGAAGGTCGCGTTCGCGCGGCTGAGCTGGGGTGGCACGAGGACAGCGTGCGCGAGTCCCGCCGGCGCGCCGAAGACGCAGGCCGTGCAGTTTTCCGTTGGCGCAGCCAAGGCCGACGTCACGCCCGGGTCCTACGCCGAGGACGCCAAGTTCTACTCCGCCTACGCCGACGTGACCGGTCAGTTCGCGACAGCCCCGACCGGCGCGCCGCTCACCCTCACCGCCGCCAACGTCTGGACCACCGCCGGCCGCGAGTGCGGCGGGGGCTGGTCGGTGGCGATCGTCTTCTCCTACCCCGCGCGCGATCCGCAGTACGCGCCGGCCAAGCGCGCGATTTACGTCTACGACGGTCACGTGCCGCAGGGCGCGAACGGCCCCGCCACGACCACCACCGTCACCGGTTTCCGCGCGGCCTCGGCCGACGCTCACGTCGGCGTGACCGCCGAAGGCGGCGACTGGGGCACGACGGGTGACCGCTTCCTCATCAACGACAAACCCGTCGCCGAACCCGGCACCGGCGCGTCCGACAACTTCTTCGTTGCCAGCACCGACAACGCCGCGAAGCCCGATGTCAAAAACACCTTCGGAATCGACGCGAAAGCGTTCAGCAGCGACGCCGTGCCCAGCGCTGCGACCAGCGCGAAGCTCGCGTTCAGCACTACCGGCGACGATTTCGTCGCGCAGAACCTCGTGTTCTCCGTGCCCGTGCCGGATCTACAGCTCGTGACCCACGCCGATCCGCCGCGCGCGCACGCGGGCGGCCAGGTCACCGTGACGGTCGGTGTCACCAACCCGAACGACACCGCGGCCACCGGCGTCGAGGTGACCGACGAGCGCTTTTCCTCCTGTGCCAAGAAGATCGGCGAGCTCGCCGCGGGCGCGACCACGGGTTACCAGTGCACGGTGACCGCCCCGGACGGCGACGTCACGAGCGCCGCGAAGGTCACCGGCACCAGCACGCTCGGCGACGCACTCGACGGCAGCGCGACCACTCGCGTCGACGTCGTGCACCCGGCGATCACGCTCGCGCAGCAGGCCGACAAGGCGGCTTATCGCACCGGCGACCCCGTGACGTTCACGGTCACCGCCACCAACACCGGTGACGTGCCGCTCCACGACGTCGCCGTGACGGACGCGAAGGTCGGCGCGTGCGCGCGCACGATCGGGACACTCGCGCCGGGCCAGCACACCACCGGTACCTGCACGGCGAAGGCGCCGGTGCCCGACACCAGCGCTTCGGTTGCCGGAACCGATCCGCTGGGCAAGACGGTGACGGCCAACGCCGACGCCGACGTCCCCCTCATCGCGCCCGCGCTGGACGTCACCAAGACGGTGGACCCCGCCGTCGTCCACGCCGGTGAGCCGGCGACCTGGACGATCACCGTGCGCAACACCGGCGACAGCCCGCTGAACCCCGTGGTCGTCACCGACGCCACCACGCCGGCGTGCTCGCGGACGTTCGGCGCGCTCGCCGCCGGCGCCCAGCAGAGCTTCCCGTGCGTGGCGAACCCCGCATTGACCACGACGAACACCGTGACGGCGACCGGCACCGACCTGTCCGGCCAGCCCGTCACCGACACCGCGTCGGCCACGGCGAAGGTGATCCACCCGGCGTTGTCGCTCACGAAGACGGCCGCGCCGGCGCAGGTGCGCGAGGGGGACCGCGTGACCTTCACCGTCACGCTGAAGAACACCGGTGACGCGCCGCTCGACGGCGTCGCGGTGGCCGACGACCGCACACCCGGCTGTGTGCGGAAGTTCGGCACGCTCGCCCCGCAGGCCACGCAGACCTACCAGTGCGATTTGCTCGCGCCGGGCGACGACTTCACCGATCCCGCCGTCGCGACCGGCAAGGATGAGCTGGGCAAACAGCTCAGCGTGACGGCCGACGCGCCAGTCGACGTCATCCACCCCGCCGTCGCGGTCACGGAATCCGCCGCACCCGCGCAGGTACGCGAAGGGGACCGCGTGGCCTTCAGCGTCACGGTGAGCAACACCGGTGACGTCCCACTGGAGAAGCTCGCCGTGACCAGCGGTAAGGTTCCCGACTGCGCCAAGAAGCTCGGAACCCTGGCACCGCAAGGGAAACAGACCTTCACCTGCACCACGGTGGCCGGAACGGACGGCTTCACCAACTCCGTCACCGTCACGGGAACGGACCCGACCGCCCGCACCGTCACGGCGTCGGCCGACGCGAAGTTCACCGTCCAGCACCCGGCCGTCACGCTCGCCACCACCGTCCAAGGTGGACCCTTCCGCGAGCACGACAGCGTGCCTATCCAGGTCACCGTCAAGAACACCGGCGACACCCCCCTCACGAAACCCCACGTCACCACCGCGGCCCGCGCCGACGCGTGCACGCAGGACCACGACACCCTGACACCCGGTGCCACCTGGACCTTCAACTGCACCACCACCGCACCCGCCGACGACGTCACCGAATCGCTCACCGTCACCGCCACCCCACCGGTGGGACCGCTCGTGTCGGCGAGCGCCGAGGCCGCCATCGACGTGATCCACCCGGCCATCGCCGTCACGCAGACGGTCACGCCGACGGTCGTGCGGCCCGGCGAGCCGGCGACGTTCACGATCACCGCCACCAACACGGGCGACGCCGAACTACACGACGTCACCATCGAAGACCCAGCAGCACCCGAATGCGCCCACCGCCTCGGAACCCTGGCCCCGCAGGCGAAACAGAACTACACCTGCACCCACTCCGCCGGCGACGACCTCACCAGCACCGCGAAAGCCACCGGCACCGATCCGTCGAACCGCCCGGTCACCGCGACCGCCGGCGCGCACCTCGACGTGATCCACCCCGCCGTCACGATCACCCAGTCGGCAAAGCCGCAGCAAGTGCGTGAAGGGGACCAAGTCACCTTCACGATCACAGCGAGCAACACCGGCGACGTTCCGCTCACCAACGTGTCCATTGTGGACGACAAGACCCCGGCCTGCGCCCGCACGGACGGCAACACCCTCGCCCCCGGCGCCACCGACCACTACACCTGCACGACCGATGCCGGCTCCGACGGCTACACCAACACCGCGAAAGTCACCGCCACCGACCCACTCGGCGGCACCGTCACCGCGACAGCCGACGCCGCGTTCACCGTCGTCCACCCCGGCCTCTCGCTCACCCGCACCGTGCACGGCGGTCCCTTTCACGCCGGCGACGCCGTGACCACCACACTCACCGTCACCAACACCGGCGACTCACCGGTCACCGCTGTGCAAGTAGCCGACGACCGAGTACCGGCGTGCGCCAAGACCTTCGACACCCTCGCCCCCGGTGCGACCCAGTCCTACGATTGCACCTCACCCGCCCCCGCCGACGACGCCGTGTTCACCGCACGAGTCACCGGCACCCCCACCACCGGCCCCGCACTCACCGCGGCCGCCGACGCGAAGATCGACGTGATCCACCCGGCGCTCACCGTGAAACCCGTTGCCGCACAAGCACAAGCGCGGCCCGGCGACGACGTCACGATCACCGTCACCGTCGCCAACACCGGTGACACCCCGCTGACGAAAATCACCCTCACCGGCTGCGCCCACACCCTCGACCAGTTGGCCACCGGCGCCGCCGCCACCTACACCTGCACCGTCAAAGCCGCGCCCGACGACTTCACCACCACCGTCAACGCCACGGCCAACGACCCGACGACCCGCCCCGTGACCGCGTCCGGCACCACGAACGTCGACGTGATCCACCCCGAGCTCGCGATCATGGCCGACGCCGAGCCGTACCAGGTCCGCGAAGGCGACACCGTCACATTCTCCTTGCTGGTTAAGAACGTCGGCGACGTACCGCTGACCAAGGTGTCCGTTGTGGACGATCACACCGCCGCCTGCGCCCGCGACTTCGCCACCCTCGCGCCCGACGCCGAGGAGACCTACACCTGCACGACGGTCGCGGGCAAGACCGGTTTCACCAGCACCACCAAGGCCACCGGCACCGATCCGACACAACGCACGGTGACGTCATCGGCGCAAGCGTCGTTCGAGGTGCTGCAACCGAAACTCACCGTCACGAAAACCAGCGCCGAAGGTCCCTTCGCCCCCGACGACTCCGTGCGCTTCGACCTCGTCCTCACCAACACCGGCGACACCGAACTGCACGACGTCCACGTCACCGACCCCCAGGCTCCCGAATGCACGCGGACCTTCTCGACGCTGCCCGTCAACGGCATCCAGCGCTACCCGTGCACCACCACCGCGACCGGCACGACCACCGACACCACTCAGGTCACCGCCACCCCGACCCGCGGCGCCCCCATCACCACCACCGCGAACGCGCCCGTCCCCGTGATCCACCCCGGACTCACCGTCAGGACCGATCACCTCGACCAGCCCATCCGTTCCGGTGACCCTGTGACGTACCTGACGACCGTCCGCAACACCGGAGACGCAGCACTGCACGACGTGACCGTTCGCGCCACCGACGCGGCCTGCGCGTTCACGCTGCCCAGACTCGAGCCCGACGCCGAAACCCTCCGCGCCTGCACCCTCACAGCCCAAACGACCGCCGTCACCGACACCACCGCCACCGCTCACGACCCCGCCGGCCACCAGCTCACGGCGACCACCACCACGACCACCAACGTCGAGAACTCCGCTGCCCCCAAGCGGGCCCGACCCACCCCACGCCCAGCCCTCAACCTCACCGAACAAGCCGACCCCACCGCGAACCCCGGCGACACCGTCACGTTCCTCGTCACCGCCGCCAACACCGGCACCACCCCGCTCACACTCGACGGCCACCACCTCGACCCCGGCAGCCGGCGCGAATGGACCCGCACCGCCACCGCACCCCGCGCAGGCACGCTCACCGACGCCGTCGAAGTCACGGCCCAACCCGACGCCGAAAAACCGCTCACCGTCCGAGCCGCCGCGACCGTCCGGATCCTCGACCCCCACGCCCGAACGACCGCACAAACGCAGCCGATCCCCGGCCCCGATCCGGACCGAACCACCGACGCGTTGGTCAGCCTCGCCCTCCTCGCCGCAGGTGCGCTCCTCCTGCGCGTCACCCGCAGGCCACGAGCGTGAGTTGAGTCTCCCCAAGCTCTTCAGACCCGAGCGCGCACCGGGAGATCACCATCCCCCTGCACCAGGAAACCCCCGCACCACGTGATCATTTCCCAGGCTTGATCAAATAAAGCGCTGCGCCTTTCGGGGGTAACGGTCGTAATCGGTTCGTGATATTTTCTCGCCCGTGTCCCCCATTGGTGCGCGTGGTCGAGTGGTTTTGGTGTCACTGAGTGTTCTTCTCGGCGGTTTCTCCGCCGCCGGGGGGACAGCGTGGCTCCACGACAGACCCAGCGTGGCGACGCTCAGTAGCTCCGCCACAGGTCAGTCCGACCCGCTGTCCGGCGTACCGCCGGTCGATCCCTACGCGAAGCAGCCGTCGTCGTCCACTCCGGGCGGCACCCCGGCCGCGGGCGGCGCGGGCGGCACCCCGACGTCCGGTTCGACCGCCCCCACGACGCCGACCTCCGCCGGCCCCGGCCCCACGTCGACGCCCGCGTCCGGCACCCCGGGCACCGGCACCCCCGCGCCGCCCAAGCCGAATCCCAAGACCACCCCGACGTCGACGACCCCGGCCCGCACCACGAACCCCTCGATGGCAGGCCAGATTGTGGACCTCGTGAACGACGAGCGCGCCAAGGCCGGCTGCGACCCCGTCGCCGAGGAGTCACACCTCGACCAGGCCGCGCAGGACCACAGCGACGACATGTCGGCCCGCAACTACTTCTCGCACGACACGCCTGAGGGCAAGCACTTCGACGAGCGCATCCGCGACTCCGGCTACAGCAAGCCGGGTGCCGAGAACATCGCGAAGGGCGCGACGAGCGCGAAGCAGGTGATGCAGCTGTGGATGAACTCCAGCGGCCACCGCGCGAACATCCTCAACTGCTCGCTGACCAAGCTCGGCGTCGGCGTGACCACCGCCGGCTGGTACTGGACACAGGACTTCGGGTACTGAAAACCCGGCAAGACCTACTGCGAATCCTCGATCGGCTGCGTGGTCAAGTCGCCGTAGCGCGCCAGCACCGCCGCCCGCAGGTTCGGATCCGACCGCGGCACCGGCTCGATGAACACCTCGGTGACGTCGTGGAAGCCCTCGGTCAGCTCGCCCGCGATCCGCACGCAGGCGACCTCGACGTCGGCCGCACCCAGTGAATCGTCGAAGTCCACGCGGGCACACACCAGCACCTGGTCGGTACCCATCAGCATCGTCTGCAAGTCCACCAGCGCCTCGATCTCCGGCGCCGACACGAGGTGGTCGCGCACTCCGCGCACGATCCGCGGGTCCGCCTGCCGGCCGACAAGCAGGCCCCGGTTGGTGCGCCCCAGCAGGTACGCGACGCACGCGAGCAGCAGTCCGATGAGGATCGACGCGATGCCGTCCCACACCGACGAGCCCGTGAGCTGGTGCAACCCGATGCCGGCGAACGCGAGCAGCAGACCGATCAACGCGGCCGAGTCCTCGAACAGCACGGTCTTCGGCGCGGGGTCGTCGATCATGCGCAGGTAGGTGAAGAACGAACGCCGCTCCTGCCGGGACTCCTTGCGCACCTGCCGGATCGCCTGCAGCCACGACACGCCTTCGAGGACGAACGCGATGCCCAGCACCGCGTAGCCGACGATCGGGTTCGTCTGGTCTTCGCTTTCGCCGAACACGGTGGTGAAGCCCTCGTACAGCGCGAACATCGCGCCCGAGGCGAAGATCGAGACGGCCGCCAGCAGCGACCAGAAGTAGCGCTCCTTGCCGTAGCCGAACGGGTGGACCCGGTCGGCGGGGCGCTCCGAACGCTTGAGCGCGGTGAGCAGCAGGACCTCGGTGATGGTGTCGGCGAAGGAGTGCGCGGCCTCCGACAGCATCGCGCCCGAGCCGGTGATGATCCCGGCGATCAACTTCAGGATGGCGATGGCCAGGTTCACGCCGCCGGCCAGCAGCACCGTGAGGGTGCTCTCACCGCCCGATTCCTCTTGCTCGCTCACGCGCAGAAGACTAGCCGCGCGGGTGGGTCAGAGTCGGTTGAGACCCGAAAGCACTCGCTCCATGAGCGCGATCGCCGGCCGGCCGTCCTCTTTGCGCTGCGGCGCGTGGATCGTCACGAGGCCGAGCTCGGCCAGGTCGTCGAGCAGAACCCGGGCGACGCCGAGGGGAACGCTCAACGTGGCGGCGACCTCCGCCACCGACCGCGGGTACAGGCACAGCGACCGCACGATCCGAAACTCGCCCTTCACCTGAGGCGAGTGCCAGCGCGGGTCCCGGGCGTTGGCCTTCACGAGCGCCTCGATGGCGAGGTTGCGGCGGGAGTGCGTGCGACCGCGGGTGAGGACGTACGGCCGGACGAGTGTCCGCGGGCCGGGGACCGGCGATGGGTCGGAGACCCATCCGTCGCCCACCACGGGCTCGCCCGCGAACTCCTCGGGCACTTCGCTCGGCCAAACGGGTTCGGGGGTCCGGCCCGGCGCGACGCTGACTCGCCCGGAAGGCGAAAAGGGGGTGCCCGAGTGGCCGGTGTAACCAGGTCCGCTGTACCCGTTCGCCACGTCGCGCCCCCTTATATCGGTAGCCGAATTCGCTTCCCGCAAGCGGCGTCGATCGCGAGGAACCGTAGATTACGCCCGTTGTCCTGTCTGTCATCGGCAATGTGACGAAGCCGGACCAGAGGTGCAGAAATTGTGCACGGTAAACGTTTTCGTGGCATTCCGGTACGCCCGTGCCTCTTGTGTCAAACGTTTACCGGAATTCGCCGACGGGCCGTGAGCGCGAGTACCGAAAGCGTCGCGGCCACGAGGACCACCTGTTCGATCAGCGCGACCGGGTTGCCCGCGGCGGTCAGCAGACCGACCCAGCAGTACGTGACAATCGCGCCTGCTGCCAGGGAAAACGCGGACGGACGGCAGCGCACGGCGTACGCGACCACGGCCGCTTCGAGCGCCAGCATCAACGCGACCGTGCCCCACGAATGGAGCAGCGCGGTCTTGTCCACCAGGTGGAACAGCGTGCTCGCCCCCAGTCCGACGGCGAACCCGGCCCACGCCGAGCCCCGCGTGTCAAGGGTTCGGACGGGCAGGCGCAAGGCAAACACTACGAGCGCCACGGCCACCACGGCCGCGCCGACCAGCTGTCCGGGCGCCGCGAGGAACGCCGGAGTTCCCATCATGCGAGACACCAGGAACGTCCCCGCCGCGCCGACGAGCAGCGCGCAGGTCCACGCCACCGTGCCCGGCCGGCGCAGCCACGGCTCGCGCCCGAAGAACGCCTCCCCGATCGCGATCGGCGAAGCGATGCTCCAGACCACGTGCAGCGTCAGCACGAACACCGTCCACTGGCCACCGATGCCGAGCACCGGCACGTGCGCGGGGCCCAGGAGGTCGAGGCCGAGGTAGTGCGGGTTGAACAACGTTTGCGTGAGCAGGCCTTCTTCGACGACGCCGAAGGCCAGCGCGAGCGTGAGGATCGTCGGCCAGCCCCGGCCGCGGCGGCGCGCGACCTCGCGGATCAGCACCGCGGCCGAGCCGTAGAGCGCCACGAACATCGCGAACATGCCGAGCTGCTGGGTGATCAAAACCTCGCCAGGCCGCCTGGCCAGGTATTTGATCACCGAGCAGGAATTCGGCGACGAACGGGGAGAACAGAGCGAGCGCGGCGACCGCCGTCTTGCGAAATGGCATGAAGTGATCGTGTCGCTCTGCGAGCATTCGTACACGGGCCGTTAATCACGACTGTTCCCGTGACAAATGATCGAGAAACGCCCCTTTCATGATGGCGAACCATCACGAAAGGGGCGTTCATTCCAGTTTGGGATCGGCTATTCGGCCGAAGCCGGCTGCTCCTCGTCCGCCCCTTCTGCCGGGGTGTCCTCCAGTGACGGCGCCCCTGTCGCCACCAAGGCGGTCTCCGGCTTGCGCTTCACGGACGTGAGCAGCAGCTGAGCGACGTCCACGACCTCGACCCGCTCGCTCGCGAGGCCGTCGCTCTGTCGCGCGGTCACGCCGTCGGTGAGCATCACGCGGCAGAACGGGCAGCCGGTCGCGATCTTCGACGGCGCGGTGCCGAGCGCCTCGTCCACGCGCTCGACGTTGATCCGCTTGCCGATCTTCTCCTCCATCCACATCCGCGCGCCGCCGGCGCCGCAGCACATGGACCGGTCGCCGTGGCGCGGCATCTCGCGCAGCTTCGCGCCCGAGGCCCCGACGAGCTCACGCGGAGCGTCGTAGACCTTGTTGTGGCGGCCCAGGTAGCACGGGTCGTGGTAGGTGACGTCCTCCGCAACGGGCGCGACCGGCGTCAGGTACTTCTCCCGCACCAGGCGGTTGAGCAGCTGCGTGTGGTGCACGACGTCGAACTGGCCTCCCAGCTCCGGGTACTCGTTGGCGAGCGTGTTGAAGCAGTGGGCGCAGGTCACCACGACCTTGCGCGCCTTGCGCTCGCGGCCCTCGAACACCGAGTTGAGGACCTCGACGTTCTGCTGCGCCAGCATCTGGAACAGGAACTCGTTGCCCGCGCG
Protein-coding regions in this window:
- a CDS encoding DUF11 domain-containing protein, yielding MGSAGKRLLAVLGLLATFVMPAQADTVKGLQQNYHQVVYGDFLYAGNSVVECTPSAADCAKAASRETKKPAGDFALRWSDVDSDASTFDSSTASVTIPPGAKVAFARLSWGGTRTACASPAGAPKTQAVQFSVGAAKADVTPGSYAEDAKFYSAYADVTGQFATAPTGAPLTLTAANVWTTAGRECGGGWSVAIVFSYPARDPQYAPAKRAIYVYDGHVPQGANGPATTTTVTGFRAASADAHVGVTAEGGDWGTTGDRFLINDKPVAEPGTGASDNFFVASTDNAAKPDVKNTFGIDAKAFSSDAVPSAATSAKLAFSTTGDDFVAQNLVFSVPVPDLQLVTHADPPRAHAGGQVTVTVGVTNPNDTAATGVEVTDERFSSCAKKIGELAAGATTGYQCTVTAPDGDVTSAAKVTGTSTLGDALDGSATTRVDVVHPAITLAQQADKAAYRTGDPVTFTVTATNTGDVPLHDVAVTDAKVGACARTIGTLAPGQHTTGTCTAKAPVPDTSASVAGTDPLGKTVTANADADVPLIAPALDVTKTVDPAVVHAGEPATWTITVRNTGDSPLNPVVVTDATTPACSRTFGALAAGAQQSFPCVANPALTTTNTVTATGTDLSGQPVTDTASATAKVIHPALSLTKTAAPAQVREGDRVTFTVTLKNTGDAPLDGVAVADDRTPGCVRKFGTLAPQATQTYQCDLLAPGDDFTDPAVATGKDELGKQLSVTADAPVDVIHPAVAVTESAAPAQVREGDRVAFSVTVSNTGDVPLEKLAVTSGKVPDCAKKLGTLAPQGKQTFTCTTVAGTDGFTNSVTVTGTDPTARTVTASADAKFTVQHPAVTLATTVQGGPFREHDSVPIQVTVKNTGDTPLTKPHVTTAARADACTQDHDTLTPGATWTFNCTTTAPADDVTESLTVTATPPVGPLVSASAEAAIDVIHPAIAVTQTVTPTVVRPGEPATFTITATNTGDAELHDVTIEDPAAPECAHRLGTLAPQAKQNYTCTHSAGDDLTSTAKATGTDPSNRPVTATAGAHLDVIHPAVTITQSAKPQQVREGDQVTFTITASNTGDVPLTNVSIVDDKTPACARTDGNTLAPGATDHYTCTTDAGSDGYTNTAKVTATDPLGGTVTATADAAFTVVHPGLSLTRTVHGGPFHAGDAVTTTLTVTNTGDSPVTAVQVADDRVPACAKTFDTLAPGATQSYDCTSPAPADDAVFTARVTGTPTTGPALTAAADAKIDVIHPALTVKPVAAQAQARPGDDVTITVTVANTGDTPLTKITLTGCAHTLDQLATGAAATYTCTVKAAPDDFTTTVNATANDPTTRPVTASGTTNVDVIHPELAIMADAEPYQVREGDTVTFSLLVKNVGDVPLTKVSVVDDHTAACARDFATLAPDAEETYTCTTVAGKTGFTSTTKATGTDPTQRTVTSSAQASFEVLQPKLTVTKTSAEGPFAPDDSVRFDLVLTNTGDTELHDVHVTDPQAPECTRTFSTLPVNGIQRYPCTTTATGTTTDTTQVTATPTRGAPITTTANAPVPVIHPGLTVRTDHLDQPIRSGDPVTYLTTVRNTGDAALHDVTVRATDAACAFTLPRLEPDAETLRACTLTAQTTAVTDTTATAHDPAGHQLTATTTTTTNVENSAAPKRARPTPRPALNLTEQADPTANPGDTVTFLVTAANTGTTPLTLDGHHLDPGSRREWTRTATAPRAGTLTDAVEVTAQPDAEKPLTVRAAATVRILDPHARTTAQTQPIPGPDPDRTTDALVSLALLAAGALLLRVTRRPRA
- a CDS encoding CAP domain-containing protein, translating into MATLSSSATGQSDPLSGVPPVDPYAKQPSSSTPGGTPAAGGAGGTPTSGSTAPTTPTSAGPGPTSTPASGTPGTGTPAPPKPNPKTTPTSTTPARTTNPSMAGQIVDLVNDERAKAGCDPVAEESHLDQAAQDHSDDMSARNYFSHDTPEGKHFDERIRDSGYSKPGAENIAKGATSAKQVMQLWMNSSGHRANILNCSLTKLGVGVTTAGWYWTQDFGY
- a CDS encoding cation diffusion facilitator family transporter; protein product: MSEQEESGGESTLTVLLAGGVNLAIAILKLIAGIITGSGAMLSEAAHSFADTITEVLLLTALKRSERPADRVHPFGYGKERYFWSLLAAVSIFASGAMFALYEGFTTVFGESEDQTNPIVGYAVLGIAFVLEGVSWLQAIRQVRKESRQERRSFFTYLRMIDDPAPKTVLFEDSAALIGLLLAFAGIGLHQLTGSSVWDGIASILIGLLLACVAYLLGRTNRGLLVGRQADPRIVRGVRDHLVSAPEIEALVDLQTMLMGTDQVLVCARVDFDDSLGAADVEVACVRIAGELTEGFHDVTEVFIEPVPRSDPNLRAAVLARYGDLTTQPIEDSQ
- a CDS encoding DUF742 domain-containing protein — its product is MPEEFAGEPVVGDGWVSDPSPVPGPRTLVRPYVLTRGRTHSRRNLAIEALVKANARDPRWHSPQVKGEFRIVRSLCLYPRSVAEVAATLSVPLGVARVLLDDLAELGLVTIHAPQRKEDGRPAIALMERVLSGLNRL